The Pantoea sp. At-9b genome includes a window with the following:
- a CDS encoding DeoR family transcriptional regulator yields the protein MQHSDNPLEKSVAATSERREQIIQKLRQHGSVQVNDLAALYGVSTVTIRNDLAFLEKQGIAVRVYGGALICDNGVAAVEPSVKDKSALNVSAKRSIASVAAELIKPGHRVILDSGTTTFEIARHMRQHQNVIAMTNGMNVANALVEAEGVEVLMTGGHLRRQSLSFYGDQADHSLQNYHFDLLFLGVDAIDLERGISTHNEDEARLNRRMCEVAERIIVVTDSSKFNRSSLHKIIDTQRIHMIITDDSIPQNSLEGLRKAGVDVVLVSQ from the coding sequence ATGCAGCATTCCGATAACCCACTGGAAAAAAGCGTGGCGGCGACCAGCGAGCGCCGTGAGCAGATCATTCAAAAACTACGTCAGCACGGCAGCGTGCAGGTGAATGACCTGGCCGCCTTGTACGGCGTCTCTACCGTGACCATCCGTAATGACCTGGCGTTTCTGGAGAAGCAAGGCATCGCGGTGCGGGTGTATGGTGGCGCACTGATCTGCGATAACGGTGTGGCAGCGGTAGAACCTTCGGTCAAAGATAAGAGCGCATTGAATGTGTCAGCAAAGCGCAGCATTGCCAGCGTCGCCGCCGAGCTGATTAAACCGGGCCATCGGGTGATTCTCGATTCCGGCACCACCACCTTTGAGATCGCTCGCCACATGCGCCAGCATCAGAATGTGATCGCCATGACCAATGGAATGAACGTGGCCAACGCGCTGGTTGAAGCAGAAGGGGTCGAGGTGCTGATGACCGGCGGTCATTTACGCCGTCAGTCGCTGTCATTTTATGGCGACCAGGCCGATCATTCGTTACAGAATTACCATTTTGATCTGTTGTTCCTCGGCGTCGATGCCATCGACCTGGAGCGCGGCATCAGTACCCATAATGAAGACGAAGCACGTCTGAATCGCCGCATGTGCGAAGTGGCGGAACGTATCATCGTGGTGACGGATTCCAGCAAATTTAACCGCTCCAGCCTGCATAAAATCATCGATACGCAACGTATCCATATGATCATCACCGATGACAGCATCCCGCAAAACAGCCTCGAAGGGCTGCGCAAAGCCGGGGTTGACGTGGTGCTGGTCAGCCAGTAA
- a CDS encoding ROK family protein, protein MRYGFDIGGTKIEIAAWDDRMQQLFRQRVPTPGEDYAAFLHCLVKLTQEADQQFGGKGKVGIGLPGITDPRTQQQLAANVPCLNGRNLKRDIETLLNRPVVIGNDCHCFALSEAHAPQTQDYRVVFGAIIGTGAGGGLVVDKQLFRGKHGLAGEWGHLPVPGRLFQRYALPSFRCNCGLSDCYERYVSGRGLLALSQHFGHPASDLPQLMHSYRRADALAQQIFHTFIAVLASALAGLQLLLDIDAFVLGGGLSNIPEIYPLLPAAMRENLFTLCPPAAILAPVFGDSSGVRGAALLNDAERESL, encoded by the coding sequence ATGCGCTACGGATTTGATATCGGCGGCACAAAGATTGAGATCGCCGCCTGGGATGACAGGATGCAACAACTGTTTCGCCAACGGGTGCCCACCCCCGGCGAGGATTACGCCGCCTTTCTGCATTGCCTGGTGAAGCTCACCCAGGAGGCGGATCAGCAATTTGGTGGCAAAGGCAAAGTAGGTATTGGCTTGCCGGGTATCACCGATCCGCGAACACAGCAGCAACTGGCGGCCAACGTCCCCTGCCTGAACGGACGCAACCTGAAGCGCGATATCGAAACACTGCTCAATCGGCCAGTGGTGATCGGCAATGACTGCCACTGCTTTGCCCTGTCTGAAGCCCACGCACCACAAACGCAGGACTATCGGGTGGTATTTGGTGCCATCATCGGCACCGGGGCCGGTGGTGGCCTGGTGGTCGATAAACAGCTGTTTCGCGGTAAACACGGGCTGGCCGGTGAATGGGGACATTTGCCGGTGCCTGGGCGGCTGTTCCAGCGTTATGCACTGCCCTCGTTTCGCTGCAATTGTGGCCTGAGCGATTGCTATGAACGCTATGTCTCCGGTCGTGGTTTGTTGGCACTGAGTCAGCACTTTGGCCACCCGGCCAGTGACCTGCCGCAACTGATGCACAGCTATCGTCGCGCCGATGCGCTGGCGCAACAGATATTCCATACTTTTATCGCGGTGCTTGCCAGCGCGCTGGCCGGGCTACAACTGCTGCTGGATATTGATGCCTTTGTGCTGGGCGGCGGCTTATCCAATATTCCTGAAATCTATCCGCTGCTGCCCGCGGCCATGCGCGAAAATTTATTTACCCTGTGCCCACCGGCAGCGATTTTGGCCCCGGTGTTTGGTGACAGCAGCGGCGTCCGCGGTGCTGCCCTCCTCAACGATGCTGAAAGAGAGTCCCTATGA
- the agaR gene encoding transcriptional repressor AgaR produces MINTEQRRESIIEQLRREGVVRVEDLSTLYNVSSVTIRNDLRWLEKSGCAIRGYGGAQLNRQFVFDRPLEDKGKINRDVKFAIAKAAAGLINDGEAVIIDSGSTTSLMTKHLESKKDLVVMTNAINIAYELASRENIHLMVLGGNVRSASWSIDGPTAEQHIRQYRFDKLFLGVDGFDLASGITTPQLGEAQINRAMCDVSREIIAVADSSKFGRTSFCLIREVERIHRLVTDSAISEQYVRALEKMGVDIIIADR; encoded by the coding sequence ATGATCAATACCGAGCAACGCCGTGAATCGATTATTGAGCAGTTGAGGCGCGAAGGTGTGGTGCGGGTGGAAGATCTCAGCACCCTGTACAACGTCAGCTCCGTTACCATCCGCAACGATTTGCGCTGGCTGGAAAAAAGCGGCTGTGCCATTCGTGGCTATGGCGGTGCCCAGTTGAATCGCCAGTTTGTCTTTGACCGCCCGCTGGAAGACAAAGGCAAAATTAATCGCGACGTCAAATTCGCTATCGCCAAAGCGGCCGCTGGCCTGATTAACGATGGGGAGGCGGTGATTATCGATTCCGGCTCGACCACCAGTCTGATGACCAAGCATCTGGAGAGCAAAAAAGACCTGGTGGTGATGACCAATGCCATCAACATTGCGTATGAACTGGCCAGCCGCGAAAACATTCATCTGATGGTGCTGGGCGGCAACGTGCGCAGCGCTTCCTGGTCCATTGACGGCCCGACCGCCGAGCAACATATCCGTCAGTACCGTTTCGACAAACTGTTTCTCGGCGTTGATGGTTTCGACCTCGCCTCCGGCATCACCACGCCACAATTGGGCGAAGCCCAGATTAACCGGGCGATGTGCGACGTCTCACGTGAAATCATCGCCGTGGCCGACTCCAGCAAGTTTGGCCGCACCAGTTTCTGTCTGATCCGCGAAGTGGAACGCATTCACCGGCTGGTCACAGACAGCGCCATATCCGAACAATACGTGCGCGCCCTGGAAAAAATGGGCGTCGACATCATTATCGCCGATCGCTAA
- a CDS encoding Gfo/Idh/MocA family protein: MKVGIIGLGFRLGYLGHVFSSLSPDFTIVGYVDPAPAGLATLQQHGIAAGQAYDTPEALLAAHQIDLLMIGSPNHLHLEHIRIGLAAGVKVFCEKPVVASMEQSYQLAELLAQYGQEQLLIGLVLRYAPMYRDVMQARQSGALGNIVSVEASEHIYPYHGAFFMRDWRRYSRYSGSFMLEKCCHDLDLYNSLIGSRPMRVASFGGRRNFVPENDPRQQGVDDMSLFHQKPSGWLGDDKVFDSDGDIVDHQVAIVEYANGVALNFHTNLNAPDQFRRFCIMGSRGQAEGDFIRGFLWVHDVMSGNKTVDKSYATRTALSQHYGADEQMAQQVMDHVLRGGPLPVSPQDAIEAGILALAMDEAREQRKLVDLAPVWEKLDRLLTAPQPA, translated from the coding sequence ATGAAAGTGGGCATTATTGGATTAGGATTCCGTCTCGGTTACCTCGGGCATGTATTCAGCAGCCTGTCACCCGACTTCACCATCGTCGGGTATGTCGACCCGGCTCCTGCCGGTCTGGCAACGCTGCAACAACATGGCATCGCTGCCGGTCAAGCTTATGACACGCCAGAGGCATTGCTGGCAGCACATCAAATCGACTTGCTGATGATAGGATCACCCAACCATCTGCATCTGGAGCATATCCGTATCGGCCTGGCCGCAGGCGTAAAGGTGTTCTGCGAAAAACCGGTGGTCGCCAGCATGGAGCAAAGTTACCAGTTGGCGGAACTGCTGGCTCAATATGGTCAGGAGCAGTTGTTGATCGGCCTGGTACTGCGCTACGCACCGATGTACCGCGATGTGATGCAGGCACGGCAGTCAGGCGCGTTGGGCAACATCGTGTCGGTGGAAGCCTCGGAACATATCTATCCTTACCACGGTGCGTTTTTCATGCGCGACTGGCGTCGTTACTCACGCTATTCCGGCAGTTTTATGCTGGAGAAATGCTGCCACGACCTCGACCTCTACAATAGTCTGATCGGTTCACGTCCGATGCGCGTTGCCAGCTTCGGTGGCCGCCGCAACTTTGTGCCGGAAAACGATCCCCGCCAGCAAGGCGTGGACGATATGTCACTGTTCCACCAAAAACCCTCGGGCTGGCTGGGTGATGACAAAGTGTTCGACAGCGACGGCGACATTGTCGACCATCAGGTCGCCATTGTTGAATACGCCAACGGCGTCGCACTGAATTTCCACACCAATCTCAACGCGCCGGACCAGTTCCGCCGCTTCTGCATTATGGGATCGCGCGGCCAGGCGGAAGGTGATTTTATTCGCGGCTTCCTGTGGGTGCACGATGTGATGAGCGGCAACAAAACCGTGGATAAGTCCTACGCGACCCGTACCGCGTTGTCGCAACATTATGGTGCCGATGAACAGATGGCGCAGCAAGTGATGGATCATGTCCTGCGTGGTGGCCCGCTGCCGGTGTCGCCGCAAGATGCCATCGAAGCAGGCATTCTGGCACTGGCGATGGATGAGGCACGCGAACAGCGTAAGTTGGTCGATCTGGCACCGGTATGGGAGAAACTCGACCGTTTGCTGACCGCGCCGCAGCCAGCGTAA
- the kbaZ gene encoding tagatose-bisphosphate aldolase subunit KbaZ yields MKLLTEIIERHRQGEQNGIFSVCSAHPLVLEAALCFARDHQQPLLVEATSNQVDQTGGYTGMTPAGFRDFLWQLADSCQFPRDQLILGGDHLGPNRWQKEPAEVAMQHAEVLIAHYVQAGFKKIHLDCSMSCADDPVPLTDAIVAQRAARLAAIAEATCQQHFGCADLVYVIGTEVPVPGGAHETLTELAVTTPETAQATLMAHHQAFEQQGLSALWPRIIGLVVQPGVEFDHTHIIDYQPQKAQQLCQWAETAGRPLFEAHSTDYQTPQALRQLVIDHFAILKVGPALTFALREALFSLACIEEELLSAKACSHLRTVLEGVMLDKPDYWHSHYHGDSATRRLARGFSYSDRVRYYWPDGQIAEAFKVLIRNLADTALPLPLISQYLPLQYGKVRQGQLAATPHALLIDHVQDVLQQYHRACQPA; encoded by the coding sequence ATGAAACTATTAACTGAAATCATCGAACGTCACCGCCAGGGTGAACAAAACGGCATCTTCTCCGTGTGTTCAGCCCATCCGTTGGTACTGGAAGCCGCGCTGTGCTTTGCCCGTGACCATCAGCAGCCACTGCTGGTCGAAGCCACCTCCAATCAGGTTGATCAGACCGGCGGATACACCGGGATGACCCCCGCAGGCTTCCGTGATTTTCTCTGGCAACTGGCGGATAGCTGCCAGTTCCCGCGCGATCAGCTGATTCTTGGCGGCGACCATCTTGGCCCGAACCGCTGGCAAAAAGAGCCTGCCGAGGTGGCGATGCAGCACGCCGAAGTACTGATTGCTCATTATGTACAGGCCGGGTTCAAGAAAATTCACCTCGATTGCAGCATGTCGTGCGCTGATGATCCGGTGCCGCTGACCGATGCGATCGTCGCTCAACGTGCCGCCCGGCTGGCCGCGATTGCCGAAGCCACCTGCCAGCAGCACTTTGGCTGTGCTGATTTGGTGTACGTGATTGGAACCGAAGTCCCGGTGCCAGGGGGGGCGCACGAAACCCTGACCGAATTAGCCGTCACCACGCCAGAAACCGCCCAGGCCACGCTGATGGCGCACCATCAGGCGTTTGAACAACAGGGATTATCCGCGCTCTGGCCGCGCATTATTGGCCTGGTGGTACAGCCCGGCGTTGAGTTTGACCACACCCATATCATTGATTATCAGCCGCAAAAAGCTCAGCAGTTGTGTCAGTGGGCAGAAACCGCCGGACGCCCGTTGTTCGAGGCCCACTCCACCGATTATCAAACCCCACAGGCGTTGCGGCAGTTGGTGATCGACCATTTCGCCATTCTTAAAGTCGGTCCAGCGCTGACTTTTGCGCTGCGTGAAGCGTTGTTCTCTCTGGCCTGTATTGAAGAAGAGCTGCTGAGTGCCAAAGCCTGCTCTCACCTGCGCACGGTGCTGGAAGGCGTGATGCTCGACAAACCGGATTACTGGCATAGCCATTATCACGGCGACAGCGCCACCCGCCGTCTGGCCCGTGGCTTTAGCTATTCAGACCGCGTGCGTTACTACTGGCCGGATGGCCAGATCGCCGAGGCATTCAAGGTGTTGATCCGCAATTTGGCCGATACCGCGCTGCCGTTACCGCTGATCAGCCAATATCTGCCGTTGCAGTACGGCAAAGTGCGTCAGGGCCAGTTGGCGGCAACGCCCCATGCCCTGTTGATTGACCATGTGCAGGACGTGTTGCAGCAATATCACCGCGCCTGCCAGCCAGCATAA